The Phoenix dactylifera cultivar Barhee BC4 chromosome 9, palm_55x_up_171113_PBpolish2nd_filt_p, whole genome shotgun sequence genome window below encodes:
- the LOC103713117 gene encoding probable mitochondrial adenine nucleotide transporter BTL1 isoform X2 yields MAVSKELAVHKNCPAVEIRLGIPDVGGAIKNFFRRREVAEFVSGALAGSMTKAILAPLETIRTRMVVGVGSKHITGSFIEIIDENGWQGLWAGNTINILRIIPTQAIELATFEHVKRAITSAQEKWKENGCPKLQIGHINLDLPFPWISPVAVGGAAAGIMSTLVCHPLEVIKDRLTVNQEVYPSISLAFSKIFKDDGIGGFYAGISPTLMGMLPYSTCYYFMYETLKKSYSQAKKKNSLNRAELLIIGSLSGNAKTSVSFLSTRDWKQENKNSTIYCLELILVLCISSGFAASTISFPLEVARKRLMVGALQGKCPTNIAAALSEVIREKGLLGLYRGWGANCLKVVPASGITWMFYEAWKDILLADRPRL; encoded by the exons ATGGCGGTGTCCAAGGAGCTCGCCGTCCACAAGAACTGCCCCGCCGTCGAGATCCGTCTCGGGATCCCCGATGTCGGTGGGGCCATTAAG AACTTCTTTAGGAGAAGAGAAGTTGCAGAGTTTGTTAGCGGGGCGTTAGCTGGTTCCATGACTAAGGCTATTCTTGCTCCTCTGGAGACTATACG AACTAGAATGGTAGTGGGGGTTGGATCCAAACACATCACTGGCAGTTTCATAGAGATCATTGACGAGAATGGCTGGCAAGGACTTTGGGCTGGAAACACCATCAACATTCTCCGCATTATTCCAACCCAGGCAATTGAGCTAGCCACTTTTGAGCATGTCAAAAGGGCCATAACATCAGCACAGGAGAAGTGGAAAGAAAATGGATGCCCAAAGTTGCAGATTGGTCATATTAATCTAGACCTCCCTTTTCCATGGATTTCTCCGGTTGCTGTTGGTGGTGCAGCTGCTGGCATCATGAGCACGCTCGTGTGCCATCCTCTCGAAGTTATTAAG GATCGTTTGACTGTGAATCAAGAGGTCTACCCCAGCATTAGCCTTGCTTtcagcaagatcttcaaggatgATGGGATTGGTGGTTTCTATGCTGGCATTTCGCCGACGCTAATGGGCATGCTTCCCTACAGTACGTGCTACTATTTCATGTATGAGACATTGAAGAAATCTTACTCCCAGGCAAAGAAGAAGAATTCTTTGAACCGTGCAGAGCTGCTGATTATTGGGTCTCTCTCAG GAAATGCGAAAACAAGTGTTTCTTTCTTATCAACCAGAGATTGGAAACAGGAAAACAAAAACAGTACAATCTATTGTCTGGAGTTGATTTTGGTTCTTTGCATCTCTTCAGGTTTCGCTGCGAGCACAATCAGTTTCCCACTGGAGGTGGCAAGGAAGCGGCTGATGGTTGGAGCCCTGCAAGGGAAATGTCCAACCAATATCGCAGCAGCCCTGTCAGAGGTGATTCGTGAGAAGGGTCTGCTAGGTCTCTACAGAGGGTGGGGTGCTAACTGTCTGAAGGTCGTGCCTGCCTCGGGCATCACTTGGATGTTCTATGAAGCATGGAAGGATATTCTGCTGGCGGACAGACCTCGGCTATAG
- the LOC103713117 gene encoding probable mitochondrial adenine nucleotide transporter BTL1 isoform X1 → MAVSKELAVHKNCPAVEIRLGIPDVGGAIKVNFFRRREVAEFVSGALAGSMTKAILAPLETIRTRMVVGVGSKHITGSFIEIIDENGWQGLWAGNTINILRIIPTQAIELATFEHVKRAITSAQEKWKENGCPKLQIGHINLDLPFPWISPVAVGGAAAGIMSTLVCHPLEVIKDRLTVNQEVYPSISLAFSKIFKDDGIGGFYAGISPTLMGMLPYSTCYYFMYETLKKSYSQAKKKNSLNRAELLIIGSLSGNAKTSVSFLSTRDWKQENKNSTIYCLELILVLCISSGFAASTISFPLEVARKRLMVGALQGKCPTNIAAALSEVIREKGLLGLYRGWGANCLKVVPASGITWMFYEAWKDILLADRPRL, encoded by the exons ATGGCGGTGTCCAAGGAGCTCGCCGTCCACAAGAACTGCCCCGCCGTCGAGATCCGTCTCGGGATCCCCGATGTCGGTGGGGCCATTAAGGTG AACTTCTTTAGGAGAAGAGAAGTTGCAGAGTTTGTTAGCGGGGCGTTAGCTGGTTCCATGACTAAGGCTATTCTTGCTCCTCTGGAGACTATACG AACTAGAATGGTAGTGGGGGTTGGATCCAAACACATCACTGGCAGTTTCATAGAGATCATTGACGAGAATGGCTGGCAAGGACTTTGGGCTGGAAACACCATCAACATTCTCCGCATTATTCCAACCCAGGCAATTGAGCTAGCCACTTTTGAGCATGTCAAAAGGGCCATAACATCAGCACAGGAGAAGTGGAAAGAAAATGGATGCCCAAAGTTGCAGATTGGTCATATTAATCTAGACCTCCCTTTTCCATGGATTTCTCCGGTTGCTGTTGGTGGTGCAGCTGCTGGCATCATGAGCACGCTCGTGTGCCATCCTCTCGAAGTTATTAAG GATCGTTTGACTGTGAATCAAGAGGTCTACCCCAGCATTAGCCTTGCTTtcagcaagatcttcaaggatgATGGGATTGGTGGTTTCTATGCTGGCATTTCGCCGACGCTAATGGGCATGCTTCCCTACAGTACGTGCTACTATTTCATGTATGAGACATTGAAGAAATCTTACTCCCAGGCAAAGAAGAAGAATTCTTTGAACCGTGCAGAGCTGCTGATTATTGGGTCTCTCTCAG GAAATGCGAAAACAAGTGTTTCTTTCTTATCAACCAGAGATTGGAAACAGGAAAACAAAAACAGTACAATCTATTGTCTGGAGTTGATTTTGGTTCTTTGCATCTCTTCAGGTTTCGCTGCGAGCACAATCAGTTTCCCACTGGAGGTGGCAAGGAAGCGGCTGATGGTTGGAGCCCTGCAAGGGAAATGTCCAACCAATATCGCAGCAGCCCTGTCAGAGGTGATTCGTGAGAAGGGTCTGCTAGGTCTCTACAGAGGGTGGGGTGCTAACTGTCTGAAGGTCGTGCCTGCCTCGGGCATCACTTGGATGTTCTATGAAGCATGGAAGGATATTCTGCTGGCGGACAGACCTCGGCTATAG
- the LOC103713117 gene encoding probable mitochondrial adenine nucleotide transporter BTL1 isoform X4 produces MAVSKELAVHKNCPAVEIRLGIPDVGGAIKNFFRRREVAEFVSGALAGSMTKAILAPLETIRTRMVVGVGSKHITGSFIEIIDENGWQGLWAGNTINILRIIPTQAIELATFEHVKRAITSAQEKWKENGCPKLQIGHINLDLPFPWISPVAVGGAAAGIMSTLVCHPLEVIKDRLTVNQEVYPSISLAFSKIFKDDGIGGFYAGISPTLMGMLPYSTCYYFMYETLKKSYSQAKKKNSLNRAELLIIGSLSGFAASTISFPLEVARKRLMVGALQGKCPTNIAAALSEVIREKGLLGLYRGWGANCLKVVPASGITWMFYEAWKDILLADRPRL; encoded by the exons ATGGCGGTGTCCAAGGAGCTCGCCGTCCACAAGAACTGCCCCGCCGTCGAGATCCGTCTCGGGATCCCCGATGTCGGTGGGGCCATTAAG AACTTCTTTAGGAGAAGAGAAGTTGCAGAGTTTGTTAGCGGGGCGTTAGCTGGTTCCATGACTAAGGCTATTCTTGCTCCTCTGGAGACTATACG AACTAGAATGGTAGTGGGGGTTGGATCCAAACACATCACTGGCAGTTTCATAGAGATCATTGACGAGAATGGCTGGCAAGGACTTTGGGCTGGAAACACCATCAACATTCTCCGCATTATTCCAACCCAGGCAATTGAGCTAGCCACTTTTGAGCATGTCAAAAGGGCCATAACATCAGCACAGGAGAAGTGGAAAGAAAATGGATGCCCAAAGTTGCAGATTGGTCATATTAATCTAGACCTCCCTTTTCCATGGATTTCTCCGGTTGCTGTTGGTGGTGCAGCTGCTGGCATCATGAGCACGCTCGTGTGCCATCCTCTCGAAGTTATTAAG GATCGTTTGACTGTGAATCAAGAGGTCTACCCCAGCATTAGCCTTGCTTtcagcaagatcttcaaggatgATGGGATTGGTGGTTTCTATGCTGGCATTTCGCCGACGCTAATGGGCATGCTTCCCTACAGTACGTGCTACTATTTCATGTATGAGACATTGAAGAAATCTTACTCCCAGGCAAAGAAGAAGAATTCTTTGAACCGTGCAGAGCTGCTGATTATTGGGTCTCTCTCAG GTTTCGCTGCGAGCACAATCAGTTTCCCACTGGAGGTGGCAAGGAAGCGGCTGATGGTTGGAGCCCTGCAAGGGAAATGTCCAACCAATATCGCAGCAGCCCTGTCAGAGGTGATTCGTGAGAAGGGTCTGCTAGGTCTCTACAGAGGGTGGGGTGCTAACTGTCTGAAGGTCGTGCCTGCCTCGGGCATCACTTGGATGTTCTATGAAGCATGGAAGGATATTCTGCTGGCGGACAGACCTCGGCTATAG
- the LOC103713117 gene encoding probable mitochondrial adenine nucleotide transporter BTL1 isoform X3 — protein sequence MAVSKELAVHKNCPAVEIRLGIPDVGGAIKVNFFRRREVAEFVSGALAGSMTKAILAPLETIRTRMVVGVGSKHITGSFIEIIDENGWQGLWAGNTINILRIIPTQAIELATFEHVKRAITSAQEKWKENGCPKLQIGHINLDLPFPWISPVAVGGAAAGIMSTLVCHPLEVIKDRLTVNQEVYPSISLAFSKIFKDDGIGGFYAGISPTLMGMLPYSTCYYFMYETLKKSYSQAKKKNSLNRAELLIIGSLSGFAASTISFPLEVARKRLMVGALQGKCPTNIAAALSEVIREKGLLGLYRGWGANCLKVVPASGITWMFYEAWKDILLADRPRL from the exons ATGGCGGTGTCCAAGGAGCTCGCCGTCCACAAGAACTGCCCCGCCGTCGAGATCCGTCTCGGGATCCCCGATGTCGGTGGGGCCATTAAGGTG AACTTCTTTAGGAGAAGAGAAGTTGCAGAGTTTGTTAGCGGGGCGTTAGCTGGTTCCATGACTAAGGCTATTCTTGCTCCTCTGGAGACTATACG AACTAGAATGGTAGTGGGGGTTGGATCCAAACACATCACTGGCAGTTTCATAGAGATCATTGACGAGAATGGCTGGCAAGGACTTTGGGCTGGAAACACCATCAACATTCTCCGCATTATTCCAACCCAGGCAATTGAGCTAGCCACTTTTGAGCATGTCAAAAGGGCCATAACATCAGCACAGGAGAAGTGGAAAGAAAATGGATGCCCAAAGTTGCAGATTGGTCATATTAATCTAGACCTCCCTTTTCCATGGATTTCTCCGGTTGCTGTTGGTGGTGCAGCTGCTGGCATCATGAGCACGCTCGTGTGCCATCCTCTCGAAGTTATTAAG GATCGTTTGACTGTGAATCAAGAGGTCTACCCCAGCATTAGCCTTGCTTtcagcaagatcttcaaggatgATGGGATTGGTGGTTTCTATGCTGGCATTTCGCCGACGCTAATGGGCATGCTTCCCTACAGTACGTGCTACTATTTCATGTATGAGACATTGAAGAAATCTTACTCCCAGGCAAAGAAGAAGAATTCTTTGAACCGTGCAGAGCTGCTGATTATTGGGTCTCTCTCAG GTTTCGCTGCGAGCACAATCAGTTTCCCACTGGAGGTGGCAAGGAAGCGGCTGATGGTTGGAGCCCTGCAAGGGAAATGTCCAACCAATATCGCAGCAGCCCTGTCAGAGGTGATTCGTGAGAAGGGTCTGCTAGGTCTCTACAGAGGGTGGGGTGCTAACTGTCTGAAGGTCGTGCCTGCCTCGGGCATCACTTGGATGTTCTATGAAGCATGGAAGGATATTCTGCTGGCGGACAGACCTCGGCTATAG
- the LOC103713117 gene encoding probable mitochondrial adenine nucleotide transporter BTL1 isoform X5 — translation MVVGVGSKHITGSFIEIIDENGWQGLWAGNTINILRIIPTQAIELATFEHVKRAITSAQEKWKENGCPKLQIGHINLDLPFPWISPVAVGGAAAGIMSTLVCHPLEVIKDRLTVNQEVYPSISLAFSKIFKDDGIGGFYAGISPTLMGMLPYSTCYYFMYETLKKSYSQAKKKNSLNRAELLIIGSLSGNAKTSVSFLSTRDWKQENKNSTIYCLELILVLCISSGFAASTISFPLEVARKRLMVGALQGKCPTNIAAALSEVIREKGLLGLYRGWGANCLKVVPASGITWMFYEAWKDILLADRPRL, via the exons ATGGTAGTGGGGGTTGGATCCAAACACATCACTGGCAGTTTCATAGAGATCATTGACGAGAATGGCTGGCAAGGACTTTGGGCTGGAAACACCATCAACATTCTCCGCATTATTCCAACCCAGGCAATTGAGCTAGCCACTTTTGAGCATGTCAAAAGGGCCATAACATCAGCACAGGAGAAGTGGAAAGAAAATGGATGCCCAAAGTTGCAGATTGGTCATATTAATCTAGACCTCCCTTTTCCATGGATTTCTCCGGTTGCTGTTGGTGGTGCAGCTGCTGGCATCATGAGCACGCTCGTGTGCCATCCTCTCGAAGTTATTAAG GATCGTTTGACTGTGAATCAAGAGGTCTACCCCAGCATTAGCCTTGCTTtcagcaagatcttcaaggatgATGGGATTGGTGGTTTCTATGCTGGCATTTCGCCGACGCTAATGGGCATGCTTCCCTACAGTACGTGCTACTATTTCATGTATGAGACATTGAAGAAATCTTACTCCCAGGCAAAGAAGAAGAATTCTTTGAACCGTGCAGAGCTGCTGATTATTGGGTCTCTCTCAG GAAATGCGAAAACAAGTGTTTCTTTCTTATCAACCAGAGATTGGAAACAGGAAAACAAAAACAGTACAATCTATTGTCTGGAGTTGATTTTGGTTCTTTGCATCTCTTCAGGTTTCGCTGCGAGCACAATCAGTTTCCCACTGGAGGTGGCAAGGAAGCGGCTGATGGTTGGAGCCCTGCAAGGGAAATGTCCAACCAATATCGCAGCAGCCCTGTCAGAGGTGATTCGTGAGAAGGGTCTGCTAGGTCTCTACAGAGGGTGGGGTGCTAACTGTCTGAAGGTCGTGCCTGCCTCGGGCATCACTTGGATGTTCTATGAAGCATGGAAGGATATTCTGCTGGCGGACAGACCTCGGCTATAG